A genomic stretch from Setaria italica strain Yugu1 chromosome VII, Setaria_italica_v2.0, whole genome shotgun sequence includes:
- the LOC101753177 gene encoding dol-P-Glc:Glc(2)Man(9)GlcNAc(2)-PP-Dol alpha-1,2-glucosyltransferase isoform X1 → MGRLVVAATVAGWAIPIAALVNSVVPEPYMDEIFHVPQAQQYCRGDFLTWDPMITTPPGLYYVSLAYVASFFPVAWMFRLAETFDVICSTAALRSTNVVMAMVCAVLFHDLLLCIRPGIGERKATIYAILVALYPVHWFFTFLYYTDVASLAAVLAMYLFCLKKQFWISATFGAFSILFRQTNVIWIIFFAANGAISYIQDLYPKDNVSQENTEATHQSNKVVSGRGNKTAAQGLRRRRINSPISKKLVISESSHLYSSLAEELRDICLKLWNSKCEVLIAFAPFAVVMMAFVAFIIWNGGIVLGAKEAHVVSPHFAQFLYFGLVSAAALLPWHFSPRRVLDLFHLSGKNKTCSFLAVLMGLGLSFVAVHFFSIAHPYLLADNRHYTFYIWRKVIQVNWLMKYMLIPLYVYSWFSIINILGKSQTRVWVLSFVLSVMLVLVPAPLVEFRYYTIPFVIMVLHFPVIGNRKLLALGLLYAVADVFTLVMFLFRPFNWEHEPGTQRFMW, encoded by the exons ATGGGAAGGCTGGTTGTCGCAGCGACAGTGGCCGGGTGGGCGATCCCGATCGCGGCTTTGGTGAACTCCGTCGTGCCAGAGCCCTACATG GATGAGATCTTCCATGTTCCCCAAGCACAGCAGTATTGCCGTGGAGATTTCTTGACGTGGGATCCCATGATCACTACCCCTCCTGGCCT GTATTATGTTTCACTAGCATATGTTGCTTCTTTCTTTCCTGTTGCCTGGATGTTTCGTCTAGCAGAAACATTTGATGTTATTTGCTCCACAGCAGCTCTCAGATCAACTAATGTTGTCATGGCAATGGTCTGCGCTGTTCTTTTTCATGACCTGCTTTTGTGCATTCGGCCAGGAATTGGAGAGAGGAAGGCAACTATCTATGCTATTCTTGTAGCGTTGTATCCTGTTCACTGGTTCTTCACCTTTCTTTATTACACTGATGTCGCATCATTAGCTGCAGTTCTTGCAATGTACCTGTTCTGCTTGAAGAAACAGTTCTGGATCAGTGCAACG TTTGGTGCTTTTTCAATACTTTTTCGTCAGACAAATGTAATATGGATTATATTTTTTGCTGCCAACGGAGCTATCTCATATATACAAGATTTGTATCCCAAGGACAATGTTTCTCAAGAGAACACTGAAGCAACACATCAGTCAAACAAAGTAGTGTCTGGCAGGGGTAACAAAACTGCTGCTCAAGGTTTGAGAAGGCGGCGAATTAATAGTCCCATAAGTAAGAAGCTGGTTATTTCTGAATCTAGTCACCTCTACAGCA GTCTTGCAGAGGAATTACGGGACATCTGCTTGAAGTTATGGAATTCGAAGTGTGAAGTTTTGATTGCCTTTGCGCCATTTGCAGTTGTCATGATGGCATTTGTTGCATTCATAATTTGGAATGGTGGTATTGTACTAG GTGCTAAGGAAGCTCATGTTGTTTCACCCCACTTTGCACAGTTTCTGTACTTCGGTCTAGTTTCAGCCGCTGCCCTCCTACCATGGCATTTCTCTCCCAGACGAGTATTGGACCTGTTCCACTTGTCTGGAAAGAATAAAACATGTAGTTTTCTGGCAGTATTGATGGGTCTTGGTTTAAGCTTTGTTGCTGTACATTTCTTCAG CATTGCTCATCCATATCTTCTTGCTGACAATAGACACTATACCTTCTACATTTGGAGGAAGGTTATCCAAGTTAACTGGTTGATGAAATACATGTTGATCCCACTATATGTGTACTCATGGTTCTCAATCATCAACATCTTAG GGAAATCGCAGACGAGGGTTTGGGTGCTATCATTTGTTCTGTCAGTTATGCTAGTTCTCGTACCTGCCCCGTTGGTTGAATTCAGATATTATACAATTCCATTTGTCATAATGGTTCTTCATTTTCCAGTAATTGGCAACCGCAAATTGCTTGCTCTGGGGTTACTCTATGCGGTTGCTGACGTGTTTACTCTGGTGATGTTTCTGTTCCGACCATTCAATTGGGAACATGAGCCTGGGACACAAAGGTTTATGTGGTAG
- the LOC101752511 gene encoding calmodulin-binding receptor-like cytoplasmic kinase 3, with protein MVVATTAGMFLVCFESLCPCFGSKRKDGSEDHVLAGHSNSLSSSEMRSISDRIPGSPLRVPASPSRFSLSSPPSRNEPLNLSLEHVVKLTHNFSPTLMIGEGYFGKVYRAELRDGRVIAIKRAKKEHFVSLRAEFSNEVTLLKTIEHRNLVQLLGYIDKANERIIITEYVSNGTLREHLDGQHGLVLGFNQRLEIAIDVAHGLTYLHLYAEKPIIHRDVKSSNILLTEGFRAKVADFGFARTGPTEPGQSQIQTDVRGTAGYVDPEYLRTNHLTIKSDVFSYGILLLEILSGRRPIEVRRGATERITVRWAFNKYNRGNIRDILDPMLTEVVNEDILNRIFDVAFQCVAPTREDRPHMKEVVERLWKIRRDYTKMQRIAELTL; from the exons ATGGTAGTTGCTACAACTGCAGGAATGTTTCTTGTGTGTTTTGAGTCCCTCTGCCCCTGTTTTGGCTCAAAAAGGAAAGATGGAAGCGAAGACCATGTTCTTGCAGGACATTCCAATTCCT TGAGTTCTTCTGAAATGAGGTCAATTTCTGATAGAATTCCTGGAAGCCCGCTTCGAGTACCTGCAAGTCCATCTAGATTTTCATTGTCTTCGCCTCCAAGTAGAAACGAGCCTTTAAACCTCAGTCTTGAACATGTTGTTAAACTGACACACAACTTCTCACCGACCTTGATGATTGGCGAAGGCTATTTTGGAAAGGTCTACAGAGCGGAGCTGCGAGATGGACGTGTCATAGCTATTAAAAGGGCAAAAAAG GAACATTTTGTTTCTTTACGTGCTGAGTTTAGCAACGAAGTCACGTTGCTAAAAACTATTGAACATAGGAACTTGGTCCAGTTGCTTGGCTATATTGACAAAGCCAATGAACGGATTATCATAACTGAGTACGTATCAAATGGCACTCTTAGGGAGCATTTGGATG GTCAACATGGTCTAGTTTTGGGATTTAATCAGCGGCTTGAAATAGCTATAGATGTTGCCCATGGATTAACTTATTTACATCTCTATGCAG AGAAGCCCATAATACACAGGGATGTGAAGTCATCGAACATTCTACTCACAGAAGGCTTCAGGGCCAAAGTAGCCGACTTTGGATTTGCAAGAACAGGTCCTACTGAGCCAGGGCAGTCACAGATTCAGACTGACGTGAGAGGAACGGCTGGCTATGTAGATCCAGAGTATCTGAGGACAAACCATCTTACAATCAAGAGTGATGTGTTCTCTTATGGTATTTTGCTCCTAGAAATTCTTTCAGGCCGTCGTCCTATTGAGGTGAGGAGGGGTGCAACAGAAAGGATTACAGTAAGATGG GCTTTCAATAAATACAACAGAGGCAATATTAGGGACATACTGGATCCGATGCTAACTGAAGTAGTAAACGAGGATATACTGAACAGAATCTTCGATGTGGCGTTCCAGTGTGTTGCTCCTACCCGTGAAGACAGACCACACATGAAAGAAGTCGTGGAGAGGCTGTGGAAGATAAGAAGGGATTATACAAAAATGCAGAGAATAGCAGAATTGACTCTCTGA
- the LOC101753177 gene encoding dol-P-Glc:Glc(2)Man(9)GlcNAc(2)-PP-Dol alpha-1,2-glucosyltransferase isoform X2, whose protein sequence is MGRLVVAATVAGWAIPIAALVNSVVPEPYMDEIFHVPQAQQYCRGDFLTWDPMITTPPGLYYVSLAYVASFFPVAWMFRLAETFDVICSTAALRSTNVVMAMVCAVLFHDLLLCIRPGIGERKATIYAILVALYPVHWFFTFLYYTDVASLAAVLAMYLFCLKKQFWISATFGAFSILFRQTNVIWIIFFAANGAISYIQDLYPKDNVSQENTEATHQSNKVVSGRGNKTAAQGLRRRRINSPISKKLVISESSHLYSKELRDICLKLWNSKCEVLIAFAPFAVVMMAFVAFIIWNGGIVLGAKEAHVVSPHFAQFLYFGLVSAAALLPWHFSPRRVLDLFHLSGKNKTCSFLAVLMGLGLSFVAVHFFSIAHPYLLADNRHYTFYIWRKVIQVNWLMKYMLIPLYVYSWFSIINILGKSQTRVWVLSFVLSVMLVLVPAPLVEFRYYTIPFVIMVLHFPVIGNRKLLALGLLYAVADVFTLVMFLFRPFNWEHEPGTQRFMW, encoded by the exons ATGGGAAGGCTGGTTGTCGCAGCGACAGTGGCCGGGTGGGCGATCCCGATCGCGGCTTTGGTGAACTCCGTCGTGCCAGAGCCCTACATG GATGAGATCTTCCATGTTCCCCAAGCACAGCAGTATTGCCGTGGAGATTTCTTGACGTGGGATCCCATGATCACTACCCCTCCTGGCCT GTATTATGTTTCACTAGCATATGTTGCTTCTTTCTTTCCTGTTGCCTGGATGTTTCGTCTAGCAGAAACATTTGATGTTATTTGCTCCACAGCAGCTCTCAGATCAACTAATGTTGTCATGGCAATGGTCTGCGCTGTTCTTTTTCATGACCTGCTTTTGTGCATTCGGCCAGGAATTGGAGAGAGGAAGGCAACTATCTATGCTATTCTTGTAGCGTTGTATCCTGTTCACTGGTTCTTCACCTTTCTTTATTACACTGATGTCGCATCATTAGCTGCAGTTCTTGCAATGTACCTGTTCTGCTTGAAGAAACAGTTCTGGATCAGTGCAACG TTTGGTGCTTTTTCAATACTTTTTCGTCAGACAAATGTAATATGGATTATATTTTTTGCTGCCAACGGAGCTATCTCATATATACAAGATTTGTATCCCAAGGACAATGTTTCTCAAGAGAACACTGAAGCAACACATCAGTCAAACAAAGTAGTGTCTGGCAGGGGTAACAAAACTGCTGCTCAAGGTTTGAGAAGGCGGCGAATTAATAGTCCCATAAGTAAGAAGCTGGTTATTTCTGAATCTAGTCACCTCTACAGCA AGGAATTACGGGACATCTGCTTGAAGTTATGGAATTCGAAGTGTGAAGTTTTGATTGCCTTTGCGCCATTTGCAGTTGTCATGATGGCATTTGTTGCATTCATAATTTGGAATGGTGGTATTGTACTAG GTGCTAAGGAAGCTCATGTTGTTTCACCCCACTTTGCACAGTTTCTGTACTTCGGTCTAGTTTCAGCCGCTGCCCTCCTACCATGGCATTTCTCTCCCAGACGAGTATTGGACCTGTTCCACTTGTCTGGAAAGAATAAAACATGTAGTTTTCTGGCAGTATTGATGGGTCTTGGTTTAAGCTTTGTTGCTGTACATTTCTTCAG CATTGCTCATCCATATCTTCTTGCTGACAATAGACACTATACCTTCTACATTTGGAGGAAGGTTATCCAAGTTAACTGGTTGATGAAATACATGTTGATCCCACTATATGTGTACTCATGGTTCTCAATCATCAACATCTTAG GGAAATCGCAGACGAGGGTTTGGGTGCTATCATTTGTTCTGTCAGTTATGCTAGTTCTCGTACCTGCCCCGTTGGTTGAATTCAGATATTATACAATTCCATTTGTCATAATGGTTCTTCATTTTCCAGTAATTGGCAACCGCAAATTGCTTGCTCTGGGGTTACTCTATGCGGTTGCTGACGTGTTTACTCTGGTGATGTTTCTGTTCCGACCATTCAATTGGGAACATGAGCCTGGGACACAAAGGTTTATGTGGTAG
- the LOC101786119 gene encoding calcium uptake protein, mitochondrial: MLPADLMRAVVPVFPPSESTVVREGRLRGERSPGELHCAPSKFFMLFDTNGDGLISFAEYIFFVTLLSIPESNFSVAFKMFDVDHSGVIDREEFKKIMSLMRSFNRQGATHKDGLRIGLKVGQPVENGGVVEFFFGNDGNEPLHYDKFSKFLKELHDEIIRLEFSHYDVKSSNTIPAKDFALSMVASADMNHINMLLDRVDDLVNDPDLKDMRISFEEFKAFADLRRRLEPLSMAIFAYGKVNGLLTKQDLKHAAQHVCGVDLTDRVVDIIFHVFDTNQDGNLSSEEFLRALQRRETDIRQPTIPGPLGFLSCWFGGRKSSSLRQMVF; encoded by the exons ATGTTGCCTGCTGACTTGATGAGGGCAGTAGTCCCTGTTTTCCCTCCATCAGAGTCAACTGTAGTCCGCGAAGGGCGATTAAGGGGGGAACGGAGCCCTGGAGAGTTGCATTGTGCTCCATCGAAATTCTTCATGTTGTTCGACACAAATGGCGATGGCCTCATCTCCTTTGCCGA GTACATCTTTTTTGTGACATTGCTCAGCATTCCTGAGTCAAATTTCAGTGTGGCTTTCAAAATGTTTGACGTCGACCACAGTGG GGTGATCGACAGAGAAGAATTTAAGAAAATAATGTCACTGATGCGGTCTTTTAATAGACAAGGAGCAACCCATAAGGATGGCTTACGTATTGGACTTAAAGTTGGCCAGCCTGTGGAAAATGGTGGTGTGGTTGAGTTCTTCTTTGGTAATGATGGGAATGAACCTCTACACTATGAtaagttttcaaaatttttgaaggAATTGCATGACGAG ATTATTCGTCTTGAGTTCAGTCATTACGATGTCAAGTCATCGAACACAATACCAGCAAAGGATTTTGCATTGTCCATGGTTGCTTCTGCTGACATGAATCACATAAACATGCTGCTTGATAGAGTTGATGATTTGGTCAATGATCCTGATCTGAAGGACATGCGCATCTCCTTTGAG GAGTTTAAGGCATTTGCTGATTTGCGCCGAAGATTGGAGCCACTGTCGATGGCCATCTTcgcatatgggaaagtgaacGGGTTGTTGACAAAGCAGGATCTAAAACACGCGGCTCAACAc GTTTGCGGGGTCGACTTAACTGATAGAGTGGTGGACATCATTTTCCATGTGTTCGACACAAATCAGGATGGGAACCTGAGCTCGGAAGAGTTCTTAAGAGCGTTACAAAGACGAGAAACTGATATTCGTCAACCAACAATACCAGGTCCTTTAGGGTTCTTGTCTTGCTGGTTCGGTGGTAGGAAGTCTTCTTCACTTCGACAGATGGTGTTCTGA
- the LOC101753177 gene encoding dol-P-Glc:Glc(2)Man(9)GlcNAc(2)-PP-Dol alpha-1,2-glucosyltransferase isoform X4, producing MFRLAETFDVICSTAALRSTNVVMAMVCAVLFHDLLLCIRPGIGERKATIYAILVALYPVHWFFTFLYYTDVASLAAVLAMYLFCLKKQFWISATFGAFSILFRQTNVIWIIFFAANGAISYIQDLYPKDNVSQENTEATHQSNKVVSGRGNKTAAQGLRRRRINSPISKKLVISESSHLYSSLAEELRDICLKLWNSKCEVLIAFAPFAVVMMAFVAFIIWNGGIVLGAKEAHVVSPHFAQFLYFGLVSAAALLPWHFSPRRVLDLFHLSGKNKTCSFLAVLMGLGLSFVAVHFFSIAHPYLLADNRHYTFYIWRKVIQVNWLMKYMLIPLYVYSWFSIINILGKSQTRVWVLSFVLSVMLVLVPAPLVEFRYYTIPFVIMVLHFPVIGNRKLLALGLLYAVADVFTLVMFLFRPFNWEHEPGTQRFMW from the exons ATGTTTCGTCTAGCAGAAACATTTGATGTTATTTGCTCCACAGCAGCTCTCAGATCAACTAATGTTGTCATGGCAATGGTCTGCGCTGTTCTTTTTCATGACCTGCTTTTGTGCATTCGGCCAGGAATTGGAGAGAGGAAGGCAACTATCTATGCTATTCTTGTAGCGTTGTATCCTGTTCACTGGTTCTTCACCTTTCTTTATTACACTGATGTCGCATCATTAGCTGCAGTTCTTGCAATGTACCTGTTCTGCTTGAAGAAACAGTTCTGGATCAGTGCAACG TTTGGTGCTTTTTCAATACTTTTTCGTCAGACAAATGTAATATGGATTATATTTTTTGCTGCCAACGGAGCTATCTCATATATACAAGATTTGTATCCCAAGGACAATGTTTCTCAAGAGAACACTGAAGCAACACATCAGTCAAACAAAGTAGTGTCTGGCAGGGGTAACAAAACTGCTGCTCAAGGTTTGAGAAGGCGGCGAATTAATAGTCCCATAAGTAAGAAGCTGGTTATTTCTGAATCTAGTCACCTCTACAGCA GTCTTGCAGAGGAATTACGGGACATCTGCTTGAAGTTATGGAATTCGAAGTGTGAAGTTTTGATTGCCTTTGCGCCATTTGCAGTTGTCATGATGGCATTTGTTGCATTCATAATTTGGAATGGTGGTATTGTACTAG GTGCTAAGGAAGCTCATGTTGTTTCACCCCACTTTGCACAGTTTCTGTACTTCGGTCTAGTTTCAGCCGCTGCCCTCCTACCATGGCATTTCTCTCCCAGACGAGTATTGGACCTGTTCCACTTGTCTGGAAAGAATAAAACATGTAGTTTTCTGGCAGTATTGATGGGTCTTGGTTTAAGCTTTGTTGCTGTACATTTCTTCAG CATTGCTCATCCATATCTTCTTGCTGACAATAGACACTATACCTTCTACATTTGGAGGAAGGTTATCCAAGTTAACTGGTTGATGAAATACATGTTGATCCCACTATATGTGTACTCATGGTTCTCAATCATCAACATCTTAG GGAAATCGCAGACGAGGGTTTGGGTGCTATCATTTGTTCTGTCAGTTATGCTAGTTCTCGTACCTGCCCCGTTGGTTGAATTCAGATATTATACAATTCCATTTGTCATAATGGTTCTTCATTTTCCAGTAATTGGCAACCGCAAATTGCTTGCTCTGGGGTTACTCTATGCGGTTGCTGACGTGTTTACTCTGGTGATGTTTCTGTTCCGACCATTCAATTGGGAACATGAGCCTGGGACACAAAGGTTTATGTGGTAG
- the LOC101754145 gene encoding trafficking protein particle complex subunit 2 isoform X2, which produces MTSTACFVIVSKNDIPIYEAEVGSTPKEDLSYHHQFILHAALDVVQDLAWTTNAMFLKSVDRFNDLVVSVYVTAGHTRFMLLHDSRSEDGIKSFFQEVHEFYIKIFLNPLYLPGSRITSSHFDTKVRALARKYL; this is translated from the exons ATGACAAGTACAGCATGCTTTGTGATTGTGAGTAAGAATGACATACCTATCTATGAGGCAGAAGTTGGATCCACACCAAAA GAAGATCTGTCTTATCACCATCAGTTTATCCTGCATGCTGCGTTAGATGTTGTTCAGGACCTAGCATGGACCACAAATGCAAT GTTCCTGAAGTCAGTTGATAGATTCAATGACCTTGTGGTGTCTGTTTATGTAACTGCTGGTC ATACCAGATTCATGTTGCTTCATGACTCACGTAGTGAAGATGGAATAAAAAGCTTTTTTCAAGAGGTCCATGAATTTTACATCAAG ATATTCCTCAACCCGCTTTACCTGCCTGGCTCTCGCATCACATCTTCTCATTTTGATACCAAGGTCAGGGCCCTCGCAAGGAAGTACCTGTAG
- the LOC101753177 gene encoding dol-P-Glc:Glc(2)Man(9)GlcNAc(2)-PP-Dol alpha-1,2-glucosyltransferase isoform X3 — MGRLVVAATVAGWAIPIAALVNSVVPEPYMDEIFHVPQAQQYCRGDFLTWDPMITTPPGLYYVSLAYVASFFPVAWMFRLAETFDVICSTAALRSTNVVMAMVCAVLFHDLLLCIRPGIGERKATIYAILVALYPVHWFFTFLYYTDVASLAAVLAMYLFCLKKQFWISATFGAFSILFRQTNVIWIIFFAANGAISYIQDLYPKDNVSQENTEATHQSNKVVSGRGNKTAAQGLRRRRINSPISKKLVISESSHLYSSLAEELRDICLKLWNSKCEVLIAFAPFAVVMMAFVAFIIWNGGIVLGAKEAHVVSPHFAQFLYFGLVSAAALLPWHFSPRRVLDLFHLSGKNKTCSFLAVLMGLGLSFVAVHFFRHYTFYIWRKVIQVNWLMKYMLIPLYVYSWFSIINILGKSQTRVWVLSFVLSVMLVLVPAPLVEFRYYTIPFVIMVLHFPVIGNRKLLALGLLYAVADVFTLVMFLFRPFNWEHEPGTQRFMW, encoded by the exons ATGGGAAGGCTGGTTGTCGCAGCGACAGTGGCCGGGTGGGCGATCCCGATCGCGGCTTTGGTGAACTCCGTCGTGCCAGAGCCCTACATG GATGAGATCTTCCATGTTCCCCAAGCACAGCAGTATTGCCGTGGAGATTTCTTGACGTGGGATCCCATGATCACTACCCCTCCTGGCCT GTATTATGTTTCACTAGCATATGTTGCTTCTTTCTTTCCTGTTGCCTGGATGTTTCGTCTAGCAGAAACATTTGATGTTATTTGCTCCACAGCAGCTCTCAGATCAACTAATGTTGTCATGGCAATGGTCTGCGCTGTTCTTTTTCATGACCTGCTTTTGTGCATTCGGCCAGGAATTGGAGAGAGGAAGGCAACTATCTATGCTATTCTTGTAGCGTTGTATCCTGTTCACTGGTTCTTCACCTTTCTTTATTACACTGATGTCGCATCATTAGCTGCAGTTCTTGCAATGTACCTGTTCTGCTTGAAGAAACAGTTCTGGATCAGTGCAACG TTTGGTGCTTTTTCAATACTTTTTCGTCAGACAAATGTAATATGGATTATATTTTTTGCTGCCAACGGAGCTATCTCATATATACAAGATTTGTATCCCAAGGACAATGTTTCTCAAGAGAACACTGAAGCAACACATCAGTCAAACAAAGTAGTGTCTGGCAGGGGTAACAAAACTGCTGCTCAAGGTTTGAGAAGGCGGCGAATTAATAGTCCCATAAGTAAGAAGCTGGTTATTTCTGAATCTAGTCACCTCTACAGCA GTCTTGCAGAGGAATTACGGGACATCTGCTTGAAGTTATGGAATTCGAAGTGTGAAGTTTTGATTGCCTTTGCGCCATTTGCAGTTGTCATGATGGCATTTGTTGCATTCATAATTTGGAATGGTGGTATTGTACTAG GTGCTAAGGAAGCTCATGTTGTTTCACCCCACTTTGCACAGTTTCTGTACTTCGGTCTAGTTTCAGCCGCTGCCCTCCTACCATGGCATTTCTCTCCCAGACGAGTATTGGACCTGTTCCACTTGTCTGGAAAGAATAAAACATGTAGTTTTCTGGCAGTATTGATGGGTCTTGGTTTAAGCTTTGTTGCTGTACATTTCTTCAG ACACTATACCTTCTACATTTGGAGGAAGGTTATCCAAGTTAACTGGTTGATGAAATACATGTTGATCCCACTATATGTGTACTCATGGTTCTCAATCATCAACATCTTAG GGAAATCGCAGACGAGGGTTTGGGTGCTATCATTTGTTCTGTCAGTTATGCTAGTTCTCGTACCTGCCCCGTTGGTTGAATTCAGATATTATACAATTCCATTTGTCATAATGGTTCTTCATTTTCCAGTAATTGGCAACCGCAAATTGCTTGCTCTGGGGTTACTCTATGCGGTTGCTGACGTGTTTACTCTGGTGATGTTTCTGTTCCGACCATTCAATTGGGAACATGAGCCTGGGACACAAAGGTTTATGTGGTAG
- the LOC101767403 gene encoding F-box/LRR-repeat protein 14: MELCVAKVREDMNRYSDFSQLPRDLSQQIFNELVESGYLTEASLGAFHDCDLQDICLGEYPGVTDAWMEVVASQGQSLLSVDISCSDVTDSGLNLLKDCSSMQSLACDYCDRISEHGLKTLSGFSNLTSLSIKKCAAVTAEGAKAFANLVNLVNLDLERCPKIHGGLVHLKGLKKLEKLNMRYCNCITDSDMKYLSDLTNLRELQLSSCKISDFGVSYLRGLHKLAHLNLEGCAVTAACLEVISGLASLVLLNLSRCGICDEGCENLEGLVKLKALNLGFNHITDACLIHLKDLINLECLNLDSCKIGDEGLFHLKGLVQLKSLELSDTEVGSNGLRHLSGLRNLQSINLSFTLVTDIGLKKISGLSSLKSLNLDNRQITDTGLAALTSLTGLTHLDLFGARITDAGTNCFRFFKNLQSLEVCGGLITDAGVKNIKDLKALTLLNLSQNGNLTDKTLELISGLTALVSLNVSNSRVSNSGLHHLKPLQNLRSLSLESCRVTPTEIKKLRLAALPNLISVRPE; the protein is encoded by the exons ATGGAGCTGTGCGTGGCCAAAGTCCGCGAG GACATGAATAGGTACTCTGATTTCTCCCAGCTGCCCAGGGATCTTAGTCAGCAGATATTCAATGAGCTGGTGGAGTCCGGATACCTCACGGAGGCATCGCTTGGGGCTTTCCATGATTGTGATTTGCAG GATATTTGTCTGGGAGAATACCCTGGAGTGACTGATGCTTGGATGGAAGTAGTGGCTTCTCAAGGGCAGTCCTTGCTATCTGTTGACATCTCTTGCTCAGATGTGACTGATAGTGGATTGAATCTTCTTAAAGATTGCTCAAGCATGCAAAGTTTGGCATGTGATTACTGTGATCGAATCTCAGAACATGGACTTAAAACATTATCAG GCTTTTCAAACTTGACATCACTGAGCATTAAGAAATGTGCGGCTGTTACTGCTGAAGGAGCAAAAGCCTTTGCAAACTTAGTTAATTTGGTAAACTTAGACCTTGAGCGATGCCCAAAGATTCATGGTGGGCTTGTGCACTTGAAAG GCTTGAAAAAACTGGAAAAACTGAATATGAGATACTGTAATTGCATCACGGATTCAGATATGAAATATTTGTCAG ATCTCACAAATTTGAGAGAGCTACAACTGTCTTCCTGCAAAATCTCTGATTTTGGTGTTTCTTATCTGAGAG GTCTACACAAGCTAGCTCATCTAAACCTGGAGGGCTGTGCAGTCACTGCAGCTTGTTTGGAGGTTATATCAG GATTGGCTTCGTTGGTCTTGTTGAATTTAAGTCGGTGTGGCATATGTGATGAAGGCTGTGAGAATTTGGAAG GTCTTGTCAAATTGAAGGCTCTAAATTTAGGGTTCAACCACATTACAGATGCCTGTTTAATTCATTTAAAAG ATTTGATCAACTTGGAGTGCTTGAACTTGGACTCATGCAAGATTGGTGATGAGGGCCTATTTCACCTGAAAG GCCTCGTGCAGCTAAAAAGCCTGGAGCTTTCAGACACTGAAGTTGGGAGCAATGGACTTCGTCATCTCTCTG GTCTACGTAATTTGCAGAGCATCAATCTCTCTTTTACCTTGGTTACTGACATTGGTCTGAAGAAGATTTCTGGCTTGAGTTCACTGAAGTCTCTTAATCTTGACAATCGCCAAATCACAGATACTGGTTTAGCAGCTCTTACAA GTCTCACTGGACTGACACACCTTGACCTCTTTGGAGCTCGCATAACTGATGCTGGCACAAATTGCTTCAGAT TTTTCAAGAACCTCCAGTCCCTGGAGGTCTGTGGTGGGCTGATCACGGACGCTGGCGTGAAGAACATCAAGGACCTGAAAGCTCTGACGTTGCTGAACCTATCTCAAAACGGCAACCTCACGGACAAAACCCTGGAGCTGATCTCCG GCCTGACCGCGCTGGTGTCGCTGAACGTGTCCAATTCCCGAGTGTCCAACTCGGGCCTCCACCACCTGAAGCCGCTGCAGAACCTGCGCTCCCTGTCCCTGGAGTCCTGCCGGGTGACGCCGACCGAGATCAAGAAGCTCCGGCTGGCCGCCCTCCCCAACCTGATCAGCGTGCGCCCGGAGTGa
- the LOC101754145 gene encoding trafficking protein particle complex subunit 2 isoform X1: MTSTACFVIVSKNDIPIYEAEVGSTPKKEDLSYHHQFILHAALDVVQDLAWTTNAMFLKSVDRFNDLVVSVYVTAGHTRFMLLHDSRSEDGIKSFFQEVHEFYIKIFLNPLYLPGSRITSSHFDTKVRALARKYL; this comes from the exons ATGACAAGTACAGCATGCTTTGTGATTGTGAGTAAGAATGACATACCTATCTATGAGGCAGAAGTTGGATCCACACCAAAA AAGGAAGATCTGTCTTATCACCATCAGTTTATCCTGCATGCTGCGTTAGATGTTGTTCAGGACCTAGCATGGACCACAAATGCAAT GTTCCTGAAGTCAGTTGATAGATTCAATGACCTTGTGGTGTCTGTTTATGTAACTGCTGGTC ATACCAGATTCATGTTGCTTCATGACTCACGTAGTGAAGATGGAATAAAAAGCTTTTTTCAAGAGGTCCATGAATTTTACATCAAG ATATTCCTCAACCCGCTTTACCTGCCTGGCTCTCGCATCACATCTTCTCATTTTGATACCAAGGTCAGGGCCCTCGCAAGGAAGTACCTGTAG